CCGACCACACCATGACCTTCCGGACCACCCTCAAGGCCATCGCCCAGAAGAACAACCTCCACTGCACCTTCATGCCCAAGCCCATTGCCGGCATCGCCGGCTCCGGCATGCACGTACATCAGAGCCTGTGGTGGATCGACAAGCAGGATACGGCCATGTACGACCCCGACAACGAATATGGCCTCAGCGAAACGGCCCTGCAGTTCATCGCCGGTCAGCTCCTCCATGCCCGGGCCATGTCGCCCATCCTGGCGCCCCTGGTCAACAGCTACAAGCGCCTGGTGCCCGGCTTCGAGGCCCCCATCTACATCTCCTGGGGGCGGACCAACCGCAGCGCCCTGATCCGGATCCCTCGGGTGAGCCGGGGCCGCTACCGCAGCGTACGCACCGAGCTCCGCTGCCCGGATCCCAGCGCCAACCCGTACCTGGCCTTCGCCGTCATGCTGGCCGCCGGGCTGGATGGCATCGAAAAGCGCCTCATGCCGCCGCCGCCGGCCGAGGAAGATCTCTTCCACGTGGACGGCGCCCGGGCAGGCCTGGAGACGTTGCCCGGCGATCTGGGGGAGGCCCTGGATGAGCTGAGCAAGGATGAGGTGATTCAGAACGCGCTGGGCCAGCATGTCTATGAGCGGTACATGGAGGCCAAACGGCTGGAGTGGGATGAATACCGGGTCTACGTGACCCGATGGGAGCTGGAGCGTTACCTGACCATCTATTGATGGTGATGGCGACTGCCGTCAAAAGCGGTCAACAGGAGGGCGGGCTTTCGGCCCGGGTGAAACTCCTGGTGAAATG
This sequence is a window from Litorilinea aerophila. Protein-coding genes within it:
- the glnA gene encoding type I glutamate--ammonia ligase — its product is MNLEYTSEQLQRVDDIIKRNDIRFIRLQFSDIIGIAKHVTIPVGHWDTAVSHGIWFDGSSVEGFARIAESDMYLKPDLDTFAVIPWEMDLSTARVICDVYTPDGDPFPGDPRFVLKRQLRRAAEMGLDYQVGPELEFFLFERHANGDILPLKPHDRASYFDVSTDLAHSVRRQMVDALQSMGITVESSHHEVAVGQSEIDFRYGPALITADHTMTFRTTLKAIAQKNNLHCTFMPKPIAGIAGSGMHVHQSLWWIDKQDTAMYDPDNEYGLSETALQFIAGQLLHARAMSPILAPLVNSYKRLVPGFEAPIYISWGRTNRSALIRIPRVSRGRYRSVRTELRCPDPSANPYLAFAVMLAAGLDGIEKRLMPPPPAEEDLFHVDGARAGLETLPGDLGEALDELSKDEVIQNALGQHVYERYMEAKRLEWDEYRVYVTRWELERYLTIY